The DNA window CCGTACGGACGCACCCGGCGGCCCGGACGCCCCTGACGGCCCCGGCCAACACCCGGACGGCTCCGACGGCCCGGCTCTCTGGACGGCGACCGCCTACGTTCCGGCGCTGACCCTCGCCGAGGCGGTCGCGCTGGCCGGGCCGCTGCCGGAGCGGACGGTACGCGTCCTGGGCGCCGCGCTCGCCGAGACGCTGTCCCGGGTGCACGCCACCGGCGCCGTACTCCACGGCCTCGCCGCCGACACCGTGCTGCTGGCCTCCGACGGGCCGCGCCTGGCGGCGTTCGGCGCGCTGGGTGCGGCGGCGGCCGCCGAGGCGGGCCCCGGCGGGCAGCTGTCCGTACGCCTGGGCTACCTGACCCCGGAGCAGCTGGCGGGCCGGGAGCCGGGCCCCGCGTCCGACATCTTCGTCCTCGGACTGCTCCTGGCGTACGCCGCCACCGGGGCGATCCCGTGGGCGGCGGGCCCGCAGGACGCCGCCGCCGACCGCATCGCGCACGCCGAGCCCGAACTCGCCGCCGTACCGGAGGAGTTGCGTGCGCTGATCGCCAGGTGCCTCGCCAAGTCCCCGGCGGACCGGCCGGCTTCGGGTGCCCTGGCGGCGGACCTCGCGCTGGAGGGCGCTGCGGCCGTGGCGCGGCCCGGCTGGCTCCCGCACCCGGTCACCACCGCCCTCGCCACCCAGGCGTCCCAGGCGTCGTGGGCCCGCCCCGGACCCCTGACCACGCCCCCGGGACCGCCGCCGGCCGGCGCCACCGTGGGCGGCGCCGCGGTCCTCGAACCGGTGGGGCGGCCGGCGGTCGCGCCGGCCGGCGCCGTGCGGGGCGGGGCGCCGGAGTCGGCGGTGCGGCGGAGCGGCGAGGTCCTCGCGACCGGCCGCGACGCGGGGGCGGATGTCTCCGGTGGGCTGACGCGGCGTCTCGTGCCCCGGCGCGGGGCGGACGCGCCCGCGGAGGAACTCGGCCGCGTGCCCCGGCCCGGCGCGGACGGATCCACCGAGGACCTCAGCGGCGCGACCCGGCGTCTCGTGACACGACGCGAGGCCGGACTCCCCGTGGAAGGGCCGTCACCCGGGGACACCGCCGGGCAGGCGCCGGGCGCAGGCGGCGCGGCGGCGCTCGTCCCCGCGCCGTCACCTTCCTCGTCGCACCCCGCCGCCGCGCTCACGCTGCCGCCGGCCACCGTGGGCGCGTACGCCCCCGCCCCCACGCGGCTCACTCCTCCCACCCCCCACACCCCTTCCGCTCCCACGCGCCCCACCGCTCCCGCCGGAGCGGTGCTGGGCGGCCGGCTGGGCGGGCTCAGCAGGCGTGGCCTGTTCGCCGGGCTCGCGGCGGGGGCCGCGGGACTGGTCGTGGGCGGGGCCGGAGCGCTGGCCCTCTCCGGTGGCGAGGACGACGCCCCGCCGCCCCCGACGGCCGACCCCAAGCCCGCCGCCCGCCGCACGGCGCTGCCGGGCGTCGCCCCCGACCCGCTCTGGCACTACCAGCACCCCGTCGCGCTCCCCGCCGGCGGCCCGCCCGCCCGCCTGTGGGGCGACCGGCTGCTGCTGATCCCGGGCGAAGAGACGACCACCGCGCTGGATCTGCGTACCGGCCGACCGGTCTGGGAACAGAAGGCCGCCGGCACGAAGTACGGCCCCGAGGCCGCCGACGACACCCACTGCTTCGTCGTCACGTCAGCCGACTTCGTCTGGCTGTCCGCGAAGGACGGGCGGGCCGTGCACCGCGTGCCGCACGCCGCCCTCCTGACGAAGGGCCGGAAGGACACCAGAGCCACCCTGGGCGGGCGCGTGGCGGCGGAGGGCCCGGTCGTCTGGTTCTCCGGGCGGGTCGAGACCCTCGGCAAGGGCGGAAAGGGCGGGAAGAAGGACAGGGTGACGCGTACGCGGACCTACCTCCTCGCGTACGACATGGCCGCACGCAAGGAGCTGTGGCGCACGGAGATGCCGAACGGGCGGCCCGGCCCGGTGCCCCGCTACGAGGCGGTCGGCACCCGCCCGGACAGCCTGCTGGTCCGCCAGGACACCGGCTCCCTCACCGCGGACCAGCGGAAGAACGCGAAGGGCAGGTCGGCGTTCGTCCTCGTCGACCGCAGGACCGGCAAGACGCTGTGGCGCAAGTTCCTGCCCGGCGTACGCCTCGACGCGGGCGCCACCGACGACCCGTCCGGCCGGCTCTACGCGGCGGTGGGGGGAGAGCTTCAGGCGTACGACACCCGTGGCGGCAAGAAGCTCTGGAAGCTCAGGAACGCCTCCGGCCCCGCGGACGACGCGCCGTTCGGCTTCGGCCGCGGCGTCGTGGCGGGCAAGACGCTGTACGTCCCGAGCGGTTCGAACAAGGTGTACGCCGTCGACACGGCATCCGGCGCCCAGCAGTGGAAGCGCGCCACCGAGTACCCCGGCCGGGCCACTCCCCGCGTCGCCCTCAGCGGCAGCGGCCGCACCGTGCTGGCGCTCAACGACACGCAGGCCACCGCGATCGGCGCGCGCGACGGCCGGCGGCTGTGGAAGTTCCAGGACTCCGGCGTGACGGCGCCGGGCGCGGAGGACGCCTGGGCGTCGTACCGAGCGCAGACCTCCGGCAACCGGGCCGTGCTGTGGCGCGGTCGCAACTTCTACGCACTGCCCCTCGACTGAGGCCACCGGGGCGCGGAAGGCACCCGGGCCCCGCGTTCACGGCGTCCCCGGGCGCGGGAGGCACACGTGCCGCGCGTTCCCGGAGCGCGGGAGGCACGCCGGTCGCTGTTCTCATTGGCCCTCGACGGGTGATGGTGTTGGACCATCCCGCCCAGCAGCCCGCCCCTCGCCCGGGCGGTGACGCACATCATCACGTAGGGGCCGGACCGCCCGGCCGCGAACCGGAGGTGATGACGTGTCGGGCAGACTCTCCCAGTCCGTCTGTACGGTGGCGCTGGCCGCCGCCACAGTGCTCACGGCACTGCCGGTACCGGCCACCGCCGCCGTACCGGGCGCCCCGGTCCCCCGGCCTCCCTCCCCACCGTCGCCCGCGCCCGCGCCCCCCGCGCTGTCCGGGCGGGCGACGACCGTTCCCCAGTTGCTGACGGAGCTCCAGAAGCTGTACCAGCGGGCCGAGGAGGCCAGTGAGACGTACAAGGCGACGGAGGAGACCGTCAAGGAGCAGCTCACCGAGGTCAGGAAGGTCACCTCGGGCCTCTCCAGGGCGCGGGTCGTGCTCGCCGAGAGCCGGGGCGCGGCGGGCCGCCTCGCCCGCGAGCAGTACCAGGGAACGACCGGCCTCTCCCCGTACCTGCGGCTGCTGCTGGCCAGAAACCCGCAGCACGCGCTGACGCACGGCCACGTACTCCAGCGGGCGGCCGAGGACCGGGCGGCGGCCATCGCGCGGCTGGAGAGCCGTGAGCGGCGGGCGGACGAACTGGCGACCAGGGAGCGCGCGGCGCTCGACAAGCGGCAGACGCTCGCCAGGAAGCAGCGGGAACAGCGCGACGAGGTACGGGCTCGGCTGGGCGAGGTCGAGGAGCTGCTGGCCACGCTGACGGAGGAACAGCTCGAAGAGGTGGCGCGGCTGGAGGAGCGCAGAACCGGCGCCGCCCAGCGCGACCTGCTCGCCTCGGGCGCGCTCGGCAGCCCCGGCTCGGCCGCCGCGCGGGCGCCGTCGCGGCTGGGCGGGCGGGCGCTGGAGTACGCCGTACGGCAGATCGGGAAGCCGTACGTGTGGGGGGCGGAGGGGCCGGGCTCCTTCGACTGCTCGGGTCTCACGTCGCAGGCGTGGGCGCACGCGGGCCGGGAGATTCCGCGCACGAGCCAGGAGCAGTGGCGGCGGCTGCCGAAGGTGGCGTTGCCGGACCTGCGCCCCGGTGACCTGGTGGTCTACTTCCCCGAGGCCACCCACGTGGCGATCTACCTGGGCGACGGCCTGGTCGTACAGGCGCCGCGCCCCGGCGCCCGCGTGAAGGTCTCACCCATCGCGGCCAACCCCGTGCTGGGCGCCGTCCGCCCGGACCCGAGGCTCAAGCCCCTGTCGTCCTACACCCCGCCGAAGCTTCCGCGCGGTGCCTCGGCGGGCTCGGACGCGGGTTACGCGTCGCAGGCGGCCCCGGTTGCCGGATGATCCGGCCCGTCCGGGACCTGAGGACAGGCCGGCAGCCGGCGGGGCATGCGGAGGGACGGCGCCTCGGGGGTACGGGAAGGCAGTGGTCAGCACCCGCGTCATCGACACGGCGCGCCGCGACGGCGCCGAGCCGCGTCACGTCTGGTACACGTCCTACGGCTCCAACACCCACCTGGACCGTCTGACGTTCTACCTCGCCGGCGGACGCCCACCTGGAGCCTCCCGGACGTACCCGGGCTGCCGGGACCGGCGCCCTCCGGCGGCATCCGTCCCGGTGCGGCTGGACGGCGCCCTCTACTTCGCCACGCGGTCTCCGGTGTGGGCCGGCGGGCGGGCGTTTTACGACCCCGAGGCCGGCGGGCGGGTTCTCGCGCGGGCCCACCTGGTCACCGTGGAGCAGTTCTCGGACATCGCGGCCCAGGAGATGTACCGGGAACCGGGCGTGGACCTCGACCTGAGCGGCGTTCTCAGCAGCGGCAGGGCCGTGCTCGGAGCCGGGCGCTACGAAACGCTCATCTGCCCCGGCACGGTGGACGGCGTACCCGCCCTCACTTTCACGGCCCCCTGGGGCGTCAACGACGTCCCGTGGGTCAAGCCCTCCGCCGCCTACGTCCGTTACCTGGCCACGGGGCTGCTCGGCGCGGGCGGGTTCGACGGAGCGACGATCGCGAGCTACGTGGCGAACTGCCCAGGTGCGGCCGGTCACTGGACCGCGAGAGAGGTCGAGCACCTCATCGGGCGGGGACGACCGGGCCCGTGAGAAGACCCCCGGCCCAAAGGGGGCCGGGGTCTTCGCCACCCTGGGTCAGATGGCCGGTCAGCGGCCCGTCACGCGCCGCCGTACTTCTCGTCAGTGGTGGACATGCTCGTCGGTGCTCAGCAGCGCCTGCTGATCTACCCAGAACAAGGGTTCATGATCCGACAGGAATTCCCCCATTCAGTCACGGCGGCTTACGAGCGGCTGCGCGCCCAAGGGTTCACGAGCTGCCTTGTTCCCACACTCTGATCACGCCCGCAACCATCTGTTAGCCATCCGCCACTGCGGCCAATAACGAGCCGGGCGGCGGTCCACTCGGCGCCCCTAAGGATCCCCACCGGGCTGCTTGTATGCCTTCCATGAGTAATTCTCGGCGCCTTGGGGACCCAAGTTCATGATGTCACTGAAGTAGTCCGTGAAGTCGAGGGGTGGGCTGAATACTACTTCTGGATAGACTCGAAGGACCATTCCATCCGGGATGAGTGCAGAACCAAGCGGGACTTGGGGGCGCGTTTCCTCGAAAGGAAAATTGTACGGCCCGACGACCCGAGCCGCACCAGCCATTTGCGGACCTTCGTAGAGAACGATCTTTCTGATCTCGGGAGGAGGATCGGACGTTTTGTAGACGACGGCCGAACTTGCTGTCCTTGCCCACCCACCGAGATCCGGGGCATCTTGATCGACGTCCAGATGGCCACCCTGGAAGTGCCAGTGTTCATAGAGGCGCACCACCAAACCCGAGGGCACCTTGACGGAACAAATGACGTCGTTTCCGATGCTCAAGTCCGATGAATCATAGAACCCTTCGGCGAGGAACTGGCCCAGGCCGAGGAAGTTCTTGTCTGCGAAGAGAATGACACGGTCGCCGGATTCGCTGCCAGGCATACCGATGCTCCTAGCGTGGGATACTGCTCGCGAAGACGGTCAGGTCTTTTTCTCGGGCGCGACCGCCCAAAACGACTGCTGCTCTGCTGCACCCCGCCGGCTTGCTTCAACCCGCGGCCCTCTGACAGGAAGCCCTCCATCTCAGGATACGTTGCGGGTTCTCCGATGTCGCGGGCGCCCTTCGGGCCGTCAGACACAATTGACCAAATGAGATGGCCTCTAATTAAGTGAGGCTGGCGACGCGCCTGGGCGAACTTACAAGGCGGATGTCGGCGGTCCGGAACCAACCGCGCCCCACCAGCGCAAAGACCCCCAGCCGATAGAGGCTGGGGGTCTTTGCCGCTAGGACTCACATCAACAGCCGCAGTCACTCACGGCCGGGCCGCCTGTGGGCCGTCCGTGACCGGCCGGCAACAGCCGGCAACGACCAATGACGACTACCCAGCCGCTGGTCAGAAGCCCTTCAGGCGCCGGCGACCGAGGCCAGGTAGGCGTTCGTCTTCTCCGGGTCGTAGAAGAAGTTCTCGAAGTCCGCCGGGTCGTTGAACCCGTTCGCGAAGCGGTCGGCGACCGGCTGGAGGCCGCCCGCCGCGCCGATCAGGTTCAGGACGTGCTCCGGCGGGACGCCCAGCATGGCGTTGGTCCACTTGGTGACGTGCTGCGCGGTGTCCCAGTACCGGTCGAACGTCGACCGCATCCACGCCTCGTCGAACGGCTGGTCACCGTGCGACGTGATCGACGAGAGGTACGACGCGGCACACTTCGACGCCGAGTTGGAGCCCTGCCCGGTGATGGGGTCGTTCGCTACGACCACGTCGGCGACGCCCAGGACGAGGCCGCCGGACGGCAGCCGGCCGATGGGGTTGCGCACCGTCGGGGCGTACCGGCCCGCCAGGGTCGCGTTGGCGTCGGTCAGTTCGACCTTCGTCGCGCGCGCGTACTCCCAGGGCAGGAACTTCTCCATCAGTTCCAGCGTGAGCGACAGGTGCTCCGCCGGGTCCTTGACGCCCTTGAACGCGTCCACCGGGCCGCCCGGGACGCCCTCCCAGAAGAGGATGTCCGCGCGGCCGGAGGTGGTGAGGGTCGGCATGACGAAGAGTTCGCCGACGCCGGGCACCAGGTTGCAGCGGACCGCCTCGAAGTCGGGGTGCTCGGGGCGCGGGCCGAGCCCGTGGACGTACGCCACGGCGAGAGCGCGCTGCGGGGCGTCGTACGGCGAACGGGACGCGTCGCGCCCGAACATCGAGACCAGCTCGCCCTTGCCGGCCGACACCATGACCAGGTCGTACGTACGGGAGAAGTAGTCGAGGTCGGAGACGGCCGCGCCGTGGATGACGAGCTGGCCGCCGCGCTGCGCGAACGTCTCCATCCAGCCGGCCATCTTCACGCGCTGGTCGACGGACTGGGCGTAGCCGTCGAGCTTGCCGACCCAGTCGACGGCGCGGGACGAGTCCGGGGCTGCGACGGAGACGCCCAGGCCCTCGATCTTCGGGGCCTGCGACTCCCAGAAGTTGATCTGGAGGTCGCGCTCGTGCTGGAGGGCGGTGTGGAACATGCACTGCGTCGACATGACCCGGCCCGACCGGATCTCGTCCGCCGTGCGGTTCGACATCAGGGTGACCTCGTACCCACGGGTCTGGAGTCCGAGGGCGAGCTGGAGACCGGACTGACCGGCTCCGACTATGAGTATCTTCCGCATGGCGGGGTTCTCCGTTGAGTAGCTGTTCGGGGGTGCGGCGCTATTCGGGCGTGACGGCGAGCGCGTGGCCGACGAGGGCGAGCAGCGACTCGACCACCGTGATCCGCTTGCGCGCGTCCATGATCACAACCGGTACGTGCGGCGGCACGGTCAGGGCTTCCCTGACGTCGTCGGCCTCGTACGCCGTCGTTCCCTCGAAGTGGTTCACGGCGACGATGTACGGCAGCCCGCAGCTCTCGAAGTAGTCGAGCGCGGGGAAGCAGTCGGACAGCCGGCGCGTGTCGGCCATGACGACCGCGCCGATCGCGCCGCGCACCAGGTCGTCCCACATGAACCAGAACCGCTGCTGGCCGGGCGTGCCGAAGACGTACAGCACGAGGTCGTCGTCGAGCGTGACGCGGCCGAAGTCCATCGCGACGGTCGTCGTGGTCTTGTCGGGCGTCGCGGAGAGGTCGTCGGTCTCCTCGCTGGCGGTGGTCATCACCGCCTCGGTCTGGAGCGGGGTGATCTCCGAGACGGAGCCCACGAACGTGGTCTTGCCGACGCCGAAGCCGCCCGCGACCACGATCTTGGTGGCTATGGGGGCCCGGGTGCGGTCGGTCTGCCAGTCCCGGGCGCCTTCGTCCGCCTGCGGCGGGAGGGCCGGCAGCCCGTGCTGCTCCGGCAGGGGCGCCCCGGGCTGCGACGGGATCGCGGACGTGTGCCCGGTGCGGGCGGGGAAGGTCTCGGTCTCAGAGACGACGGAGTCCACTCAGCACCCTTTCGAGCAGCGCGCGGTTCGGCTGGCCGGGCGTGTGCCCGGTCCCGTACACACGGATCTTTCCCTGGTCGGCCAAGTCGCTGAGGAGCACGCGGACCACGCCCAGCGGCATCTTCAGCAGTGCGGAGATCTCCGCGACCGTACGCATACGGCGGCACAGCTCGACGATGGCGCGCATCTCCGGCATGACACGGGTCTGGAGGCCGCCGTTGGTCAGCTCGCGCCGCTCCTCGGCCGCCTCGATCGCCGCCACGAAGGTCTCGACGAGCAGGACGTGCGTGAAGCGGGTACGGCCGCCGGTGAGCGAGTACGGGCGTACGCGGGCGGGCCTGCGGCCGTCGCCCCGTACCGGAAGTTTGGCGGTGGTGGACGGCGTCACAGGGCGCTCTCCAACGATTTGCGCAGCTCACTGCGGAGTTCGGGGGTGAGGACGTGGCCGGCACGGCCGACGAAGAGCGCCATGTGGTACGCCACGACGCTCATGTCGCAGTCCGGCGAGCCGTGCACGCCGAGCAGCGAGCCGTCGCTGATCGACATCACGAAGACGCTGCCCGACTCCATCGCGATCATCGTCTGCTTGACGCCGCCGCCGTCCATCAGCTTCGCCGCGCCCTGGGTGAGGCTGGCGAGTCCCGAGACGATGGTCGCGAGGTCGGCGCTCGAACCCTTCGGGCCGTCCTGGCGGACGGCGGGGGTGGCCGGTCCGAGGTTCTGCTCCGGGTCGGAGGACAGGAGGAGCAGCCCGTCGGACGAGACGACGGCGACCGAGAGGAGACCCGGCACCTCGTCCACGAGGTTGCTCAACAGCCAATGGAGATTGCGGGCTTCGCTACTCAGCCCGAACGTGCTGGACGCAGTCAACTGCGTGCCTCCTCAACTGTGTCCCCCTTGGTTTCTGTCTCTGGATCGGTGACTTCTTCTGTGTCTGTGCGGTCCTCGCTGGCCGAGATCTCCGCCTCGACATCGCGGCGGCCCTTGATCGCGCCCTGGTGGAAGCCACCGAGCCGACGCCGCAGGGCGTCGGCGTCGACGCTGCCGGAGCGCTCGGCGGGCTCCGCCGGGCCGGACTTGACGACCTTGGGGGTGCGCTTGGGCAGCCCCTTGTCGGTGACGGGCTCGATCCTGGTCGTGGCGGGGGTGACCGATGCGGCTGTTCCGGCCTCGGCGGCGGCGTCGGTGTCGTCGGCACTACGGGCGGCCACCTCCGAGTCGGCGTCCATCTCGCCCGCGGGCGCCGTGGACTGCTGGGGCAGCCGCATGGTCCACGTCGGTTCGTCGACCGGCGCCCCGGTGTCCGCGTTCCCGTCCGCGGCGCGTTCATGTGCGTCGGGGCCGATGGCGTAGGGGTCGGGCACGGTCGGCGTCGCAGCGGCGGGCACGGCGGGCCGGGTGACTTCGGTGGCTTCGCCGGCTGCGGAGGCTCCGGTGGCTGAGGTGGCTCCGGTGGCTTCGGTGCCACCGTCCGCCGCTTCGGCCCGCTCGGCCTGCGCCTCGGGCGCGTCGTCGGCCGCCGGCTCCACCTCGGGCTCGACCTCGGCCTCGGCCTCGGGCCGGGCGTCCTGCTCCGACTGCTCCACGTCCTCACGGATCGTCCGCTCGGCCGCCTCCACGAGCGGGTCCTTCCGGCCCTCCCGCAGCGGATCGTCGAGCGCCGAACGTCCGGGCAGAGCATTGGAGTTGGCCTCGGCGACCGATCCCGGCAGGTTCAGCGTGGGCGCGTCCCCCGCCACCGGCACTGCGGGCGGCGCGGCCATCGGCGGGGCGGAGGGCAGGAGGGCGTCGGGCAGTACGACGACAGCGGCGACGCCACCCTGCTTCTGCTCGCGCAGTGTCACCCGTACGCCGTGCCGGGCCGCCAGCAGCGCGGCCACGTGCAGGCCGATGCCGCCGTCGGTGCCGTCGCCCGGCTCGTGCGAAGCGGGTTCGGCGAGCCGCGCGTTCAGCTCGGTGAGCCGGTCCGGCGGTACGCCGATGCCCTCGTCCTGGACGGAGAGCATGACCTCGCCGCTCTCCAGGAGCCAGCCGGACAGCTCGACCTTCGCGTCCGGCGGGGAGAACGAGGTGGCGTTCTCCAGCAGTTCGGCGAGAAGGTGGCTGAGGTCGTTGGCGGCGAAGCCCGCGACCTGGGCGTGCGGCGGAATGGACTGGATCGCCACCCGCTCGTACCGCTCGATCTCACTGACGGCGGCGCGCAGCACGTCGACGAGCGGCACCGGGCCCTGCTGTCCCTGGCCGTGCTCCGTACCGGCCAGGACCAGCAGGTTCTCGCCGTGGCGGCGCATGACAGTAGCCATGTGGTCGAGCTTGAAGAGGGTCGCGAGGCGCTCCGGGTCCTGCTCGCGCTCCTCCAGGCTCTCGATCACGCCGAGCTGGCGCTCGACGACGCCCAGCGTGCGCAGCGAGAGGTTGACGAAGGTGGAGTGGACGGTGTGGCGCATCCGCTCCAGCCGCGCGGCGGTTTCGGCGACCTGCTCCTGGAGTTCGGCGCGCTGGGTGGCGAGGGTCTCGCGCTGGCCGATCAGGTGCGTACGGTCACCGGACAGCTTCTCCGCGCGGGCGCCGACCTCGGCGAGCCGGGCGTGGAGGGTGTTGAGGGAGCGTACGACCTGGGCGAACTCGTCGTTCCGGCCGTTGAAGCGCACCGGTTCGACGGCCTCGCCACCGGGCTCCGGTTCGGCGGCCAGGCGCGCGGCGCCGAGGCGCAGTACGGCCAGCGGGCGGGTGAGCGTACGGGCGACTGCTGTGCTGACGCCGACGGCGAACAGCAGGCAGGCGCCGGCCAGGGCGATGCGGATCTCCAGCTCCGTGACGTCGTCGTCGCGGAGCTGGGAGAGCCGGTTGACCTGCGCCGAGCCGAGGGAGGACTCGACGCCGCGCATCAGGTTGATACGGGCCGACAGCGCTGCCTCGGCCTTGGCGCGGTCGGTGCCGAGCTCCGCGTCGGAGAGCTGGGGCTGGTCGGTGAGGCGCGCGAGGAACTGCTCGGCGGTCTTGACCTCGGGTCCGGTGACGGTGGTCTTGAGGGACTCGCGGGCGGTGTGCCCGGCGGCCTGGTCGAAGTCGGCGAGCGCGGCGAGTTCGCGCACACGCGACTGCTGGGCCGCGGCGGTGAGCGCGTTACGGGCGCGCACGCTCTCGGAGTCCGGGTCCTCCGGGACGGGCACCAGGAGCCCGGTGACGGGGTCGACGCGGTTGCCGGTGCTCTCGCGCGGCACCGAGAGGGCGGCGAGCAGCAGTCCGCGGGTCGCGGCCGCCTGCTCGGTGGCGTGCCCGAGCGAGGCCGGGGCGCGGGTGGCCTCGGCGGCGCGCGGAGGGGTCTTGTCGGCGAGCTCGTCGGCGAGGTCCTGGAGCTTCTCGATCGCCCCGGTGTACGCCTTGTGGGCCTCCAGCGCGGTGCCCTTGCCGGTGAGGGCGTCCCGGCGGATGCCGGGGATCCTGGCGAGGTCGCGGCGCAGGGCGGCCGGGGCCGCGGGCTCTATCTCGTCCATCTGGCGGTCGACACGGGCGCTGCGGCTCGCCGAGAGCCCGGTGTCTTTGCCGCTGTCCCCGTCGTCCGCCCCGGCGCCGGCCTCTTCGCCGCCGCCGCGTCCGGCGGCGATGAACGCGGTGACGTCGTCGCGTTCGTCGGCGAGGGAGTGGGCGAGGGTGACTGCCTGCCGGTTCAGTTCGGCGAGGGTGACCAGGCGCTGGGACTCGGAGAGTTCGGAGGAGGCGCTGAGGATGGCGGGGGTACCGGCCGCGAGGACGGTGACGCCGACGACGGCCACGCCGGCGACCAGCCGGCTGCGTACCCGTACGGTGCGTTCGGTCCGCTCGCCAATACCGCTATCGCCCCGAGGCCGCTTTTTCTGCACCGGTGCTCGCATTCTTGCTTGACTCGTCTGCTCACGTGGCCGAGGTGACGACCGGTCACACGAGAACGCCCCAC is part of the Streptomyces agglomeratus genome and encodes:
- a CDS encoding styrene monooxygenase/indole monooxygenase family protein, encoding MRKILIVGAGQSGLQLALGLQTRGYEVTLMSNRTADEIRSGRVMSTQCMFHTALQHERDLQINFWESQAPKIEGLGVSVAAPDSSRAVDWVGKLDGYAQSVDQRVKMAGWMETFAQRGGQLVIHGAAVSDLDYFSRTYDLVMVSAGKGELVSMFGRDASRSPYDAPQRALAVAYVHGLGPRPEHPDFEAVRCNLVPGVGELFVMPTLTTSGRADILFWEGVPGGPVDAFKGVKDPAEHLSLTLELMEKFLPWEYARATKVELTDANATLAGRYAPTVRNPIGRLPSGGLVLGVADVVVANDPITGQGSNSASKCAASYLSSITSHGDQPFDEAWMRSTFDRYWDTAQHVTKWTNAMLGVPPEHVLNLIGAAGGLQPVADRFANGFNDPADFENFFYDPEKTNAYLASVAGA
- a CDS encoding ATP/GTP-binding protein, whose amino-acid sequence is MDSVVSETETFPARTGHTSAIPSQPGAPLPEQHGLPALPPQADEGARDWQTDRTRAPIATKIVVAGGFGVGKTTFVGSVSEITPLQTEAVMTTASEETDDLSATPDKTTTTVAMDFGRVTLDDDLVLYVFGTPGQQRFWFMWDDLVRGAIGAVVMADTRRLSDCFPALDYFESCGLPYIVAVNHFEGTTAYEADDVREALTVPPHVPVVIMDARKRITVVESLLALVGHALAVTPE
- a CDS encoding C40 family peptidase, with protein sequence MSGRLSQSVCTVALAAATVLTALPVPATAAVPGAPVPRPPSPPSPAPAPPALSGRATTVPQLLTELQKLYQRAEEASETYKATEETVKEQLTEVRKVTSGLSRARVVLAESRGAAGRLAREQYQGTTGLSPYLRLLLARNPQHALTHGHVLQRAAEDRAAAIARLESRERRADELATRERAALDKRQTLARKQREQRDEVRARLGEVEELLATLTEEQLEEVARLEERRTGAAQRDLLASGALGSPGSAAARAPSRLGGRALEYAVRQIGKPYVWGAEGPGSFDCSGLTSQAWAHAGREIPRTSQEQWRRLPKVALPDLRPGDLVVYFPEATHVAIYLGDGLVVQAPRPGARVKVSPIAANPVLGAVRPDPRLKPLSSYTPPKLPRGASAGSDAGYASQAAPVAG
- a CDS encoding histone deacetylase, which translates into the protein MVSTRVIDTARRDGAEPRHVWYTSYGSNTHLDRLTFYLAGGRPPGASRTYPGCRDRRPPAASVPVRLDGALYFATRSPVWAGGRAFYDPEAGGRVLARAHLVTVEQFSDIAAQEMYREPGVDLDLSGVLSSGRAVLGAGRYETLICPGTVDGVPALTFTAPWGVNDVPWVKPSAAYVRYLATGLLGAGGFDGATIASYVANCPGAAGHWTAREVEHLIGRGRPGP
- a CDS encoding roadblock/LC7 domain-containing protein, translated to MTASSTFGLSSEARNLHWLLSNLVDEVPGLLSVAVVSSDGLLLLSSDPEQNLGPATPAVRQDGPKGSSADLATIVSGLASLTQGAAKLMDGGGVKQTMIAMESGSVFVMSISDGSLLGVHGSPDCDMSVVAYHMALFVGRAGHVLTPELRSELRKSLESAL
- a CDS encoding PQQ-binding-like beta-propeller repeat protein, with protein sequence MEALRQDDPRRIGPYAPLLRLRETASAVQYLAHGPDGATAVVAVARPELAGLPAFRRRFQAEAQTAERLAGGWVQPPLGSRTDAPGGPDAPDGPGQHPDGSDGPALWTATAYVPALTLAEAVALAGPLPERTVRVLGAALAETLSRVHATGAVLHGLAADTVLLASDGPRLAAFGALGAAAAAEAGPGGQLSVRLGYLTPEQLAGREPGPASDIFVLGLLLAYAATGAIPWAAGPQDAAADRIAHAEPELAAVPEELRALIARCLAKSPADRPASGALAADLALEGAAAVARPGWLPHPVTTALATQASQASWARPGPLTTPPGPPPAGATVGGAAVLEPVGRPAVAPAGAVRGGAPESAVRRSGEVLATGRDAGADVSGGLTRRLVPRRGADAPAEELGRVPRPGADGSTEDLSGATRRLVTRREAGLPVEGPSPGDTAGQAPGAGGAAALVPAPSPSSSHPAAALTLPPATVGAYAPAPTRLTPPTPHTPSAPTRPTAPAGAVLGGRLGGLSRRGLFAGLAAGAAGLVVGGAGALALSGGEDDAPPPPTADPKPAARRTALPGVAPDPLWHYQHPVALPAGGPPARLWGDRLLLIPGEETTTALDLRTGRPVWEQKAAGTKYGPEAADDTHCFVVTSADFVWLSAKDGRAVHRVPHAALLTKGRKDTRATLGGRVAAEGPVVWFSGRVETLGKGGKGGKKDRVTRTRTYLLAYDMAARKELWRTEMPNGRPGPVPRYEAVGTRPDSLLVRQDTGSLTADQRKNAKGRSAFVLVDRRTGKTLWRKFLPGVRLDAGATDDPSGRLYAAVGGELQAYDTRGGKKLWKLRNASGPADDAPFGFGRGVVAGKTLYVPSGSNKVYAVDTASGAQQWKRATEYPGRATPRVALSGSGRTVLALNDTQATAIGARDGRRLWKFQDSGVTAPGAEDAWASYRAQTSGNRAVLWRGRNFYALPLD
- a CDS encoding DUF742 domain-containing protein, which encodes MTPSTTAKLPVRGDGRRPARVRPYSLTGGRTRFTHVLLVETFVAAIEAAEERRELTNGGLQTRVMPEMRAIVELCRRMRTVAEISALLKMPLGVVRVLLSDLADQGKIRVYGTGHTPGQPNRALLERVLSGLRRL